The window ACGTTCCAGCGCCTGAGTTCACAGGTCAGGATGGCCAGTTCGAAGGGATCGCCGCTGGCGAGGATGTCGGCCACACGGCGGTGGCGGGCAGCCCACTGACGGGGCAGGTTTAAGGTGCTGGAATGCAGTGAGGCCAGCAGGGCGGGCATATCGCCGGCGGTCAACGCCGCCCGGAGGCCGGTGCCGGCCGGAGCAGCGACCGGAACGTAGGCGCGGCTGCTGGTGTTGGCGAAGGCCACCTGGTAATACGCCTGTTCCTGCCCGCCCACAGGGCGCTGACAGGTTCCCTGAACCACGCCAATGCCATATGGGGGAAGGACAACGCGGTCTCCGGGCTGGAAGGCAGTCTGTGTCACAGTGCACCTCTGGGAGGATGGGTGGGCATAACACCCCGCGCCGCAATAAAGCGCGGCCCAGCGGTGAGGCAGGGCCGTCCTAGCGGAGATTACGGACAGGGACAGTCCTGCGGACTGGTGCCTGCCAGGCGGGTGTCATGGACATGATCTTAGGCGAGAAGTGTGAGAGACCTCGCAGATGGTGTAGACCGTTGCTGCATCAACGCTGTGCGTCGACCGGAGTGAACAGGCCGAGGAGGGCGTCCAAGCTCAGCGCCAGGAGCGCCGACAGGATGGCGCCCACCAGCACCAGCGCGGTGTTCTGCTGCGACAGGCCGTTGATGATCGGCGCGCCCAGGCCGCCCGCGCCCAGCGCCGCGCCGACGGTAGCCGTTCCGACGTTGTATACCGTGCTGGTGCGCACGCCTGCCAGGATCACCGGCAGGGCCAGCGGGAATTCGACGCGCCACAGACGCTGCGGAGCTGTCATGCCCATGCCGCGCGCCGCGTCGAGTGTCCCCGGATCGACGGCTTGGAGCCCAGCGACCGCGTTGCTGACGACGGGCACCAGACCGTACACGATCAGCCCCAGCAGGGTCGGCTTCCAGCCGAAGCCCAGGGCGGGCACGGCCAGCGCGAGGATGGCGAAGGTTGGCACGGTCTGTCCCAGGCCAACCAGGGTCTCGGCCAAGCCGCGCAGGGCTTCCCGCTGCGGGCGCGTGACGACCACGGCAATGGGAATACCGACTGCGACCACGATCACCGTCGAGAGCAGCACCAGTCCCAGGTGGGTCAGGGTCAGACGCCACAGGGGCGGGTCGAAGGCCAC of the Deinococcus sp. KSM4-11 genome contains:
- a CDS encoding ABC transporter permease is translated as MRAGRRWGALLWPALLLLSLLPGVLGTVLRPLNLGEVPVAFDPPLWRLTLTHLGLVLLSTVIVVAVGIPIAVVVTRPQREALRGLAETLVGLGQTVPTFAILALAVPALGFGWKPTLLGLIVYGLVPVVSNAVAGLQAVDPGTLDAARGMGMTAPQRLWRVEFPLALPVILAGVRTSTVYNVGTATVGAALGAGGLGAPIINGLSQQNTALVLVGAILSALLALSLDALLGLFTPVDAQR
- a CDS encoding CarD family transcriptional regulator, with translation MTQTAFQPGDRVVLPPYGIGVVQGTCQRPVGGQEQAYYQVAFANTSSRAYVPVAAPAGTGLRAALTAGDMPALLASLHSSTLNLPRQWAARHRRVADILASGDPFELAILTCELRRWNVQRGLPDLDRQALRRAIRLLEQEVSGLEDTEAAQVQALLVTAWHEAPQE